CTTCTTAAGACAAATTTTCATGAATAAATATCATGACAAAGAATTTGAAATGAGTAAAAACTTTTATGAACGAAAATATTATCGGCTGTTAACAGTTGAAGAAAGAGAGTTATGGGCTTTGAAGCATATAGAGCAAGGGAAGGAACTGTTGGGTTCAGGTGAAGATTACCTGTGGTAtcagtttattaattttgatatggCATTCaagggtataaaaaaatatatatacaaaactgATGAAAGATCTAAACGAGCTGAAATTGTCAAAGTTTTAGTATCTGCTGTTAGGAATGAGCAAGACTTAGAAAAACTGACCCAATATTACTATGAGCGACATGTCAATGAGATAGAATTTAACAAACAAGACTTCTTGAATAAAATCATTGACttgcacaatatttttaatgttaatgagTCATgttggaattttattaataaaattttccacAGTATGAAAAGCTTTACAGGAGAGTATATGAATTCAACAAAAGCACttgctattatttattacataataaataacaaagatataCCATCAAACCTTCAAGTTgatggaatatatttatatgaaatagaaCAATATTTCAAACCACACTTCAGATATTTAACTGATGATCAAAGTGATCTTGTTTTTGAGTTCTTCAAAAAATTGTttagtgaaaaaataaaaagattcgatgacaaagaatataataatgataataaagatcaaataaataacataattggtTCCTTTTTAGATgttttggtattttttaataagacaaaGCATGACTGtccagatattatttataaatatataaaacttgacTGGGAAATTTATAAAGACAGAGAATTGTTTAGGGAAACTACTGAGGATGAACCTGTTTGCCTAACACCTGTATTATTAATTCGCTTACTAAAACAAGATACtacagaatttttaaatattctaccagATGCTATAGATAAACTTTCTTCTGGCTGGATCTGCAGTAATTTGAACAGTTTAATGAAAAAACTACgagtatatttttcaaatgatatCACTAAAAACTGTATAAAGatctttgaaacatttttattacaagaagATTTATTGTACAAACGTAACCTTGTTTTTACTGTTATTAATGGTATATTTCATATTGCGGATAATGattacaaaatcaattttattaccaAGTACTCACCGACAGAATCAAAAGTAGCACATGACAAGATTgaccaaaacattttattgattcaAGAAGGTATTTGTCGCTTTGCTTATTACTCAAGGCCACCTGTACCTTTACCagctattttgaaatttataaaaggtGATTACTTGAGCTTTTGTTTGCCCATGTTGAATTCCTATGTAGCAAATTTACCAAAACAGAGCTccatacaatttatttctgcCATACTCGATGCACCAGTATCAGTACAAAAGCATGGTTTAAGATTAGCATTCCGGTGCTTCAATTCTGAAGATTTAAAGAAATTGATAATGGATGTCtggaaaaatacaaaaaatgtatcTCTGCGCAAAATCCTCTACAAATgtctatttcattatataaataaattggatgATAATTTGCAACAGAGTCTCTATGAGGTATTAAAATCCTGTACCTTAGATTTAAACGAGGATGACGACGACGAAATTTTTAGTCTTTTGAGTTGCTATTTGCCAGAGTCTTTGAAAGGTGATCATCTGGAATCAGCTTGGAAGGCGATCGAAACATTTTCAGATCAAAAATCGAAGAACGTTGATAGGAAAATTATGGTCATAAGGGAAATAGGGCAGAATATCCATTGTGTAGATATGGAGTTTTgtcgcaataaaatattaaatgagatGATTGAGCCTACGACATTTAAACAAAAGGTAGAAATGTTTGACAACACTTGGGGAAACAACACACTTATTTACGAGAAGTGGATTCTTgctgttaaatatattgttaattttaaaaacgaaaaagaaATGAATAGATGTTGGGAACTagcatcaattattattaaaaaatgcattgAACTGATGGGGAAAAGCGATGATAAATTCTTAGTGCATAAATTTTTAATGGAGATTTTGCAAAAAATTCTGAAATATTCTTGTAATATCACAGATAAAATACAAACGGTGCCCATATTAGAGAAAATAATGGATCTAATCCTACACTCGATgccaatgaataaaatatatctattgtatTGGAATTACAACTTAACTATAATCTCTAAGAAAGTTGTGGGCCCCAAACAGATTGACGCAAATGGAGAACTAAGTTACGATCACTTAGATACCTTGGTAATAGCTACTGGGTTTACTGATGCGTTAATCTCATTTATAAATTGTCTCAAagagaaaaacatttattattgtagcTTGAATGTTGAAATCACTGAAGTTATTTCCAATGTAATCGACACGATCTTGTATAACACAAATTTAACAAGAGATGCGTTAGAAATGTGTATATGTAATCTTCTAACTAATAGTCAAGTACCAGAGACATTTATACTAACTTTGACTCTTCTTGGTTCACGGTATTCAAGTTACCAGAAGCTGGGCAATATTTCGGAAAAAGTTATCAAGTTTGGCAATGAagaaattataacttttatgtatcagaaatttaattgaaaataatgtatatattctaACCATTAACAATGTAAccgatgtatttaaataaatatgttacatatCCATGTAgtactttgttattatttatgtttgatagaaaattctaagtttaataattttacttaggaacagtatataatttttttttttattattgcgaGGTGGCCCATTGGAAAAAATATACTGAGTTTGACGTTCTATATTTGCAGTGATGGAATTGATTCCTCGTGATCATTAACAGGAGAGGCAATTTATTGCAGAGCAATAACTTAaagaatttagaattaaataaaataaaacagcatTACCGTTAggcaaacataaaatttatattctactCAAAAATGCAACGTTTATCaatatttcgtataaaaaataattacataacaacaaatatttaattagctaCTTCGCAATGCTAATAATAAAGCATTTTACATCACCGTTATACGGATCGAGTAATACTTAGTGTACTATTTtaaacataagtttttttttactattcaaataatacaaaactattactCGATCTtacacattacaaaaaaatagggTTTTCAATAGAATTCCAAACACGCTAATAAATACTTTCAGTGCTCACATAAACAAGAAAAATAGGAATTGTTGACGATTTTTCCGGATACTAATTTTAAGGGCAGTTTACACGagcacattatatttaaaactgaagATGGacgcaaatattatatatatatatgatttttcttatagcgaattaaatatattttttagatatttcaatttaatacttttCTAATGCTAAAATAACTATAAGGCATGTAAGCTGAAACTAATCGACCACAAACCAAGTACTATACTATTTCTCTCAATATTAGTTTCTATAATATCGCTGCAATGTCTACTGTTGCATGGAATAAAGTATTGCTATATGAAATGTAAAGTTTGACCGGActgtactaaaaatatttgtattttaatgataaaaaaaaactatttccatCGGAAAATGGAGAAAACACAATCCATCTGTCATAACTtcatacagataaataattttgataataaaaaagctgTTAATAGTCTGTGATACATTTGATAATAAACAgaagaaaatgaatatttttaatgaacaataataaatagCTCTTCTTCATAGcaatacaagaatatttatGCAAGAAGTAGATActgcagttttatttttttaatgttagtgttaaatatattaataacaattctaaACTAAACCTAAACAATTAAAGTTACAATACTTTTGTAATGTATTGCTAATCAACATCGATTGACAactaaatatattgaaactatAGAGAATTCTagattttaaaaagtttgtatTTGACTTCGAAAAATAACTCGGGGAAACTCCTCTCGTATTAATTGACagtgtttgtataatttttgttgAGCAATCATAAACGAAACTTTTAAaccaaaatgataaataataaggtcgtagtcaaaatattataatcgttaaaaaaaaacagccaaatttaaaaaatcaatttaaacaaattaaactaaaatgtaaACTTCCCAAAAGTTCATAATAAAGcctaaaaactgaaataaaactaagaTCAAATTCGTTAGGTACTTTTCTAGAAACTTTTAACAgactttttcttattttataactatccTACAGACAACGACACGAGTGAAGTGAATCTAGCGGTATTACACAGATAGATAAGAAAAACTTCCGACCAGACAAAATATAACTCTCGAAGAAAATCTATGGTCAAAATGaccaaatttttaatattattatcttgagAAATAATACTGTACCATTCACGATAACTTATTTAcctattataatgatatttacttCCTTGCAACCTGGAGTCATTTAAGAAAACGTAATTTCATCTTCAAATAACCacaatgaaaacaaaagaaCAATTCGTTGTTCGTTTATATCTCACGAGACACAAAAACTAACAACTTTATTTTAACCGACGTTAGAAAGTATAGTTACTTGAACAATTATTTCCTCTGGTCGGATAAAGACAAACGATGGACATACACAATTTTCAACTTATTGTCAGACGATTGCTTATTGAACTTGGAAGCTTCGAGAAACAAATTGCGTTACAACAATTGCATTTGAAACGAAGATATCAACAACATCGAAAAATTCttacaaaatgttaaaaatgtccAAAATTTCATTTGATACACAACACCATATTTTGTCCATTTGTTCGACATAGTTCGGTAAAGTTAATCACCGATATTACCCATCTTATATATAACATGCGTATTTCAATATGAAAACTCCGAAAGGGTTTTttcaacaatacaaatattttgtactaaatgcataacattttatttgaaagctGACGAAAGACTTGTtatcacataaaataaacacGTATTATGTATTATCTTGAATATCCCCaatacttgtattttaaaagGCAAATCGTTTATAAATGTATCGTCACACTTTCTTATGACACGAGCCCCAATATCTTTGAATAAATATCAGAATTACTTATTTTTGCACTGATTGGacgtttacatattaatattgttaacgaTCTTCGCTTAAGGTACAGGAACTATACGAGAATGttactgaaattacaattttttatatattaaatcacaataggagtaaagcaaaataaacaactttgacgcTGAATCGACACGCTAGCATTGATCGAGGTCACGAAAAAGGGGCGGTTCTGAATATCGGCGAAATGGTTATCGGATTTttcggaaataaaattaaagttgatgtAAACTTTGAATTGGAATTGTGTTGTATTGTATCGAAAGATATATTAATGCAGAACGGTTTGttgtgcataatatagcagaggtAAATGGTAAATCGCttggaatataaaaatctatggtttgtttatctttactcctatagagttttaaaatgtttcaacctttatattgctgtttttaaatcttgataaaataattactgttattaataatagtaacaatGTCCCGATATTTTGTTAgacttgaatttaaattatttttagaccCAAATGCCGGGGTTTCATTTGGCAATTTTAGTACGATACGAGATAACCCTATgattacaattgaatttatcagttaaaattatatcataaacccaatttatattaaaggtgTAACCGATACATTTTTTGCAATGAATTTACGCATAACTGTTGTGCGTTTACAGacctattttaaacaaaatcaaaaacagAACGActcatcaaaattatattcgttaaaTACTCATGTCGACGGCCGAGTCCGGACTTCTTCCACCTGTATCGAAGGGCGAGGCTTGACATCTTCCACCTGTATGAGCTGCTCGATC
This portion of the Vanessa atalanta chromosome 22, ilVanAtal1.2, whole genome shotgun sequence genome encodes:
- the LOC125072748 gene encoding uncharacterized protein LOC125072748, which gives rise to MLDLVGSNLPQRQRELNKHVNEAFSKKTNFDEIRSSEENSDVDRLFKIDVASKYKNVDYIIETLKCGDTLYISRALKCEWLYGDNFSQIINPDYLHHNVFPSMSFKMKKKMLCAISCHVRNEERMLNFYKYCINVKLEDYALKFLIFTSEAHKFEYIENKIKIDTKLDLQEFFGNSFNLIEKYLKQLRSQQMFTKDEIIHFRYLYSISKEKYLNLFEEFGHQDRYNEPKLGQRLSKQIMTKHKERVLRNPSLYVKNLNMKTIVKYSSAEDAKQYAVALLPSDVNHFWYMDFYETYKSILNLIPSNEIYSFLRQIFMNKYHDKEFEMSKNFYERKYYRLLTVEERELWALKHIEQGKELLGSGEDYLWYQFINFDMAFKGIKKYIYKTDERSKRAEIVKVLVSAVRNEQDLEKLTQYYYERHVNEIEFNKQDFLNKIIDLHNIFNVNESCWNFINKIFHSMKSFTGEYMNSTKALAIIYYIINNKDIPSNLQVDGIYLYEIEQYFKPHFRYLTDDQSDLVFEFFKKLFSEKIKRFDDKEYNNDNKDQINNIIGSFLDVLVFFNKTKHDCPDIIYKYIKLDWEIYKDRELFRETTEDEPVCLTPVLLIRLLKQDTTEFLNILPDAIDKLSSGWICSNLNSLMKKLRVYFSNDITKNCIKIFETFLLQEDLLYKRNLVFTVINGIFHIADNDYKINFITKYSPTESKVAHDKIDQNILLIQEGICRFAYYSRPPVPLPAILKFIKGDYLSFCLPMLNSYVANLPKQSSIQFISAILDAPVSVQKHGLRLAFRCFNSEDLKKLIMDVWKNTKNVSLRKILYKCLFHYINKLDDNLQQSLYEVLKSCTLDLNEDDDDEIFSLLSCYLPESLKGDHLESAWKAIETFSDQKSKNVDRKIMVIREIGQNIHCVDMEFCRNKILNEMIEPTTFKQKVEMFDNTWGNNTLIYEKWILAVKYIVNFKNEKEMNRCWELASIIIKKCIELMGKSDDKFLVHKFLMEILQKILKYSCNITDKIQTVPILEKIMDLILHSMPMNKIYLLYWNYNLTIISKKVVGPKQIDANGELSYDHLDTLVIATGFTDALISFINCLKEKNIYYCSLNVEITEVISNVIDTILYNTNLTRDALEMCICNLLTNSQVPETFILTLTLLGSRYSSYQKLGNISEKVIKFGNEEIITFMYQKFN